AATGAGCGGATTGAATTACATTATCGAAGAAACAGACCATCTTCGAGCACCTGCTGTTGAAGTTGTAAAAAGTAGCAAAATTGTCAGTGATTCAGCTGCTGCTCAGCAGGGGCAGCAAGAGAGTTCTTTCTCCTCAAGCAATATTgggaaaagcaaaaaaatttcaagatcaTTGTCACGAAGATCTAAAGATTTGATGACTAATTTAAAGTCAAAGGCTACAATCAAACAGGATAGTAGCGCTAAGCTTTCACCAGCTTCGAAACTGGCGTCGAGAGGGTCACAAGATTTAGTTAAAGATTTTGATTCACATCCTGGTTTGGGCACACCAAGTTCCAACAGTAATTCTCTAGACATTCCAATAAAGGGCCAGAAAAGCCTGAATTTCAAACAGTTTACAGATAATTGTGTTTCCAGTATTAGCAATGAGAAGCAGCGGGGAATTGACGAGCTAGCTGATTTTGTCATAAAATCACCATCACCAATCGGTCATCAATTACAATCTCCTTCTACACCAAGTAATGTATCCATGTATCGGACTCCACCTCTGGATAATTCACTGAAATTTGATAGGATGAACGGATCTTCATATAGTCAACAAAATCATAGTTTACCCAGTTGGCAAAATACTCCAAAGACTCAATTGGAGAGTAGCAATCATGTCGAGGAACGAAAGGAGACTACTtatgaaaatggtaaattcaaaaataagtCGTCCcttgataaagaaatttctaCTGCTGAGTTACacctgaaaaaattgaagataaaTTTGAAGGAACTTAAATCTCAAAGAGAGGAGTTAGAAAAAGAGATCGATGAAATGAATTTCACAAAAGAAACGCTACGCCAGCATATTGAGACTTAtagcattgaaaaaaataaactataCCTCGGCtcaaaagatttttcagGCAATTCTCTCACAATGAGGGATGCCAATTTGGACGAGTCACCGCCTGTCAAGCACGTTGCCACCACAACTTCTGTAGCCAGAAGTTCTGTTAAgccaaaattttggaagtTCTTTTCCTCTACTAAGCCACAAACCGAGCAATCCATACAAGGCTCAAGTGCAGGTAATATAAACTCCATCGTGAAAAGCGCACCAGTTTTGCATTCAGTTCCTTTGACTACCAGTAACTCTGGTCGAGTAGAAATTTCCCCACCTGTATTACAAAATCCTAATGAATTTAGTGATGTAAAATTGGTTCCCATTGAAAGTGACGGGAATATGGGGCAAAGTAAAGATACCGACGATTATTCGGATGGAATTAACTTGTACGGTTCTAGTTTGGTTGCCAGGTGTAACTATGAAGGTAATGAAATACCGTTGATTCTGTCTGTGTGCAtagattttattgaatcAGACGAGGAAAATATGAGATCGGAGGGTATATATAGAAAGTCAGGTTCCCAGCTAGTCATTGAAGAGATAGAGCGACAAATTTCTACGTGGCAAGGACAGCAAAATTCAGAAATTCCAGATATTCTAACACATCAAGATCTGAATGCCGTCACTGGTGTTTTAAAGAGATACTTGAGAAAGCTTCCTAATCCGGTCTTCACGTTTCAGGTTTATGAACCTCTGATGAATCTGGTAAAGtcaaaaaagatgatgGAAGCTTTACCATTTGTGGGAGGAAAACTGTCTTTCGAAGCAAGGAGCTCGGATATTTATGTGTCAAGTAAGAGCGCTCTGGGGAACATATTAGAATGCTTGCCAAAGGAACATTATAGGGTGTTGAGGGTTTTGAGTGAGCATATAGAAAAGGTTACAAAATACAGCAGTTGGAATCGCATGACACTTTATAATTTGGCCCTAGTTTTTGCTCCGGGTTTAATTCGCGATTTTAGTGGGGAAAAGGATATTATCGATATGAAAGAGAGAAATTATATCGTGgcctttatttttgggaACTATAAAGATGTTCTGACGTGGCCCTCAGCCACGCGTTGAGCcgaattttgaattttaggTCTCTGACCTGCGCAGGTACTTTTTATTGTCTTTTCTGGGGACGTATGTATACTAAATATCATTATgcatgaaaaattttcgaaGGAGAGGTCAACGAGTTTTGATCCTCTTTTTGGGTTCATGAAATAATAGGAATGAGAAAGGGTTCAATAAGCATGTACATATCGCTTTTTGACCAATTATTGGCCAAGTTTAtctatatatttgtatattaTTTGCTTTCTAAATAAGCTTCGTAACCGATGGTTTCTAATTTTTGTGCTTTAGCGAGaacttcttcctcttgcttcaatagaaaattttccattCTTGTAGTATACTTTGAATCATAAGCACCAAGCAATCTGACGGCCAATAATGCGGCATTTGTACTATTGTTAATGGCAACAGTGGCTACTGGAACACCTCTAGGCATTTGCACGATTGAATGTAAAGAATCTACACCATCTAGACAAGAACCTTTAACAGGTACACCGATGACAGGCAGTGGTGTCATTGCCGCCACCATGCCCGGTAAATGGGCTGCACCACCGGCACCTGCGATAATTGTCTTGATACCGCGCTGACCTGCTGAAATGGCATATGCTGACATTCTATGTGGAGTTCTATGAGCGGAGACTATTGTCACCTCAAATGGAACACcaaaatcttccaaaacCGTACATGCGGCAGACATCACTGGCAAATCAGAGTCTGATCCCATTATAATACCAACCAATGGTTTGGTCATTGCCTCTAAATCCAACTTTTGAGCAACAGAAATTTTGATTGGGATATCGGTTCTGCCTGTGATGTAATTCAGTCTTTGTTCACATTCGTCCATACTTGAAGATATGATATTTATATGACCCACTTTTCTGTTGGGTTTGGACTCTTTACCGTATAAATATACCGACGAGCCTGGAGTAGCCAAAGCTCTTTTGCATGTTTCTAGTTCTTTATCTTTCGTTTGCTTATCTCCAAGAACATTCAGCATTATGGCGTTTGTTGTGATGGTAGAAAAAGATGTAAAATTCTTTGGCATCGGCAAATCTAAGATTGACCTTAAATGAGCTTCGAATTGGGAGGTAACACAGGCATCAATTGTGTAATGCCCAGAGTTGTGGGGTCTTGGAGCAATTTCGTTAATTAGCAATTCTCCAGTTTCTAGGTAGAACATTTCTACACCAAATATACCGCAACCGGGGAAAGATTTGATTGCGTTTTCAGCCAATAACTTTGCCTTAAGCTGAACGGAATCTGGGACTCTGGCTGGTGCGTAACATAGGTCACAAATATTGTCTTTGTGAATGGTTTCTACAATCGGGTATGAAAACACCAAACCATCGACAGATCTTACAATCATGACTGCTAATTCTTTAGTAAATGGTGCCCATTTTTCAGCATACAAAGGGCGATTCTTCAATGCTTCCAAAGCTTCCGAAATTGTGTCCTTATTCTTAACAACAAAGTTGCCTCTCCCATCGTACGCTAAAGTTCTCGATTTGAGAACAAATGGGAAGCCGAAATCATTTCCAACTTTCAATAGTGACGTTTCACTAGGTTGTTCCACAGGAACGCTTTTCGTGACAGCgataccatttttgattaGATGCTCTTTTTGAATGTATTTGTCTTGTATCAACCCAATTGTTTCTGGAGAAGGgtaaattttcaatttgggGTGTTTGACCTGAAGATTCTTCAATGTTGGAACGTCAACATGCTCAATCTCAATAGTCAATACATCACATTTTCCAGCTAATTTTTCGATATCAAGAGGATTTGAGAAGGAGCCGTTGACGTGCTCATTGGAGTTGGTTATTTGCTTCGCAGGAGAATTTTCAGCATCCAATATGACCGTCTTGATGTTGAGCCTGTTAGCGGCTTCAACAATCATGCGCCCTAATTGTCCGCCACCTAATATACCAACTGTTCTAGAATCCATGTTTATTATATCTAACAATGCTCACTCTTGTTTGATTGCTTATTacgatttcttttgaagaataatggaaaaaaaaaaattatttttcaatttataCATGAAATACTATGTAATTATGTCGATCTGATCCTTAATAAGTGGCTAGCAAGAGTCAGTTATTGGCTATTACCCGGCTTCTAGCCCAGCGAGAGAAGTCATTCTGTAAAAATAACCATATTAGATGTGGTTCTGTAGTTATAGGATCTAAGATAAATGTACTAATCTATAATGCTATGCTAGTTGATCTTAAATAAATCGAAATGCAAAGATAATAAcggtgaaagaaaaaagaagagaaaaaaaaggctaATATATAGCCCATGCTCTATTGTGTATTAATCACAATGTGATGGATTCAGTCATTTTTTCGAGGAGACCCCATTGTGTCATCTACAGATTCTGGCTGTTcgctgatttttttcagattatTTGACATTTCAGTTCTTTTTAGCGACAAAGATACCGATGCGGTGGCGAGGCATGGTGAGGGTATGATAGAGGATGCGTTGCTTGGATTTGTGCCACCGGAGTCCTTTTTTCTGTCAAAAACATGTATTTTCAATTCCTCATAGGCCTCTCGAAATTGGTCGTGGAGGTATTTTCCCAATAGGACTCTACCTATAGGATGACATTCTAATTTATAAAGTAAATTTACGATGGCCTGACTGATTTTGAATGCTCTTCGTTCTAACAGGGGAGAGGCCTTCAATTTAGGGGTGATGATTGAAGATGCATTTGTAAATTCAGATTGCCCAGAGTTTCTAAAGCCCTGTCCATTACTTCCCGATATTCTTACGGTATGGTGTGCGCTCATTTGTAAAAACTGCCTAAACGAATATGACTGAGCTATTCTAGACAAGTAGGTCCTTTTCCTGGTCAGAGACTTCGTGGAAGGTAACCTTTGTCTGCAATCCCTTGCAGTAAATGTAAGGAAAAGGGCTAGGATATCAAAGCTGTAAACTTGGGTGAAGAGATCTATCGAAGACAATAAAACACCGTGGGTGTCTCTTTCTATGCCCATATAGCTGTTGTAGTTATTAAATCCCCGAtgaacttctttttcaaaactccacttagaaaaattatttgtCTCTGATTCAGCCGATGGTAATATTATAGATGGAGAATAGTTTAGGCAAGCGTTTAAGAATTTCTCAACGTTTGTCTTACTTATAGATATCATGCGAAACAGCTCTTTAACAATGTCTAGTATCTGACTAAGTCGAGAATACGTCTGCTCTGTGGAAAATAACAGACCTGCGTTTCCCAGGCTAAAGAGACAATTATCTAAGTTGGATAGTAATTCAATACTATGCAATGTGAAATAATCGAAGAACTCCgggaagatgaaaaagtcCTTATAGAACATGATATATTCATCTTTTAGCGCTATATCGGATGATATTTCTcgccttttcaaaatgccAATAAGATTTTCCAGTTGAAGTACATTCAACCTTCTCAATACACCCATCATGGTATCACTATCATGATATTCAtcaacaagaagagaaaagagcTTCCGGCCTAATCTAAACTGATTTTCAGCAACTACGtaagatgaaaaatgaggtctattgaatatttttttgaggGCATTGGATCCGTTCTTTATTTCTACCCTTGTGTCTAATTTTTCGGttccattatttttatagaGTATGTCCTCATCCATATTATAGTAATAGTCCCAAATATCTAACTGATACTGAAAAACCGGATTGGCAGTCCCAATAATTGCAGAACATCCGATGGAATTATCACTTGATGTTAAATACGCTCGTAAGCTATCAACGAGAGATATGTCCATATAGGGAAAAATCAACGTTGTATTTCCTTTGAAGTATGATGGTAAGTCGCCAGCATAATTGGCTGTTATATTGGCTAATGATAAAATGAAAGCACAAAGATCTTCTTTGCTCAGTTTAGTTGAGTTGATCGCTAATTTCCATACCTTGGCTTTCGAGCCGGCCTTAGGGAGATACGGAATGAACCTATTCAGAAATTTCAGAACCAATTCATTATAGTCATTCTCAATGTAAATAGGCGCTCTTTTGATCATATCGAACTGCAATGggatttttgaaaaataggACGGGAGCGTCTTTGACTTGAATTTCGTAAAGTGGTACTGGATGAATTGGTCGTGGAACGTCACAGTATTACCGTATTTATCTTTAGTTTCAAAGCCATGTATGCGAAATAGTTTCTTTAAAGTGGAATCagaatcaaagaatattttggtAAAAACAGATTCGTCATGGATGGAATGTAACACATCTTGTATACTAGTTTTGGAATGTATATTATTAATCAATGAGAGATCGATGCTGTTTAGCATATTAAAGCAGTTAATAAGTATGTCTGTAGCAACATCCTGAGAGGGAGCTTTCATATACAAATCCAACACTAACACAAGAATGTTCTTAAAtgcaaaaaatgtttttaaTGGTGTGCCGATGGCAATCGACTTGATTACAGCCCCTCGATCATTTGTGGCATCCAGGATTGTATTAGCCacattgatgaaaaataaaggctCATCGTCCGAGACTTTCTGGTTGTCCTGAACTTCCTGCGAttccaattcatcatcgtcatctaGGACAATAGTGTATCTATTGTTCTGTACATTATGATTATTTTCAGCATCGAAATGTATGCTATCACCAACGTTGCTGTCCGGTTGATCACGATGATGCagattgaaattgaaacgAGGGTCTTTCGGTACTGGAAAGAGTTGGTAATTTTGAGTAAACTTATTGCAATAAAGAGTAAACACTGTGATATCTTGTTTACCGGGATTTCGTTCTATACTACTTGGAATCATTAAATTTGCCAAGTTCATGGACACTGACGTATTGTCGTTATGTTCTCCGTGTAAGGACTGCTTAAACCCTGGAATATTTTTCGGATATTGATGCTTCACGATAGGACCCAGCTTGTTATGGAATTCTGCAGATATTATGTAACTAACATTCGGCATCTCGAATGGGGATGATTCATTTTCCATCCcaggagaacttctagaCTTGCTTACTTCTCTGCGCAACATCCAGTAGCCAAATTATTTGAGTGCTTAAGAATTTGACGATGAATGCTGCCGCGTTTGACCCTGGCTGTGCAGAGTTTATCATTTACTAGAAAAGCGACTGTTACCtggtcaatttttttttgtttacattctaatcatttttttttgctctCATTAAATCCGAAGTCCCGACCAGATAATTGCGTTAGAGAACAGTAACATCTACACGAAGACTGAAACGCACTGGCTGAGTAAAGGCCAAAAAAACCACAAAGCATGCTCACCAAAAGCATGCAAACTtcttgaataataaaagtATTACGAATCGTCTATCAAAATTACGTAGTTGCTTAGCCCGCCCTTCGTTATATTTACAGTGCAGAGAGGGTTTCAAAGATGTAAAAAACGGCAGCGTTGGCCGGTACAGCTCTAAAAAGAGTTATACCTAACCCTCTATAAAATCCTTTTATTCCAAACTTGTTGGAAATCTTTTTCACTGCATTGGTGAGGCTTATATGCTCCGTTTGCATTACTGACTTCACAGTATCTGCAGGGAAAATACTAGCGTTAAATGCCAAACCGGCACTCCCACCACTAACAAGCAATTCCCAGATTTTACTTTCATCTCTTCTTGGGTTTTCAAGAGGATGCCTGTCTTTCAGAGCCTTCTTAACCAATTCATAAGTCGCAAACCAGGCGACACCTCCGAAACTCTCTCGAATAAAGGTACCTGATTGTCCTTGCCACAATCCAGCTAAACCTCTCTCGGCTATAATCGCCTTTATTGTAGGAAGCACCTTTGTATGTCTCACTTCGGTGGCTATACTGTTTAGGTTGGCGACTTGCAACTTACACTTTACTAGCTCTACAGGTGTTAGTACCAGGCTTGCACACGAACCCGCCACTCCACCAGAAATCAGAATCTCTCCTAGTGAGGAAACATTTGTATACTTCTCTAAAAGTTTGGAACATTGATTATATGAAACAAATAAGGTAGCGTTCTCAAGAGATGCCCCAACTAAAGGCGAGGCAATGCCCTGAAAGAATCCTCGTGCTATACCTTCATGCTGGTAAGTGTACTTTATACAAGACCATGTTGTTGGAAATACATTGGATGCTTGTGTTTGTAACCTTACTTTCACTGTATCGAAAGGAAACTCGATTAGTTTACCACATGCACCTGCAATGGAACCATTTACTATATCAAGTACAGCGCTCTCTATCaatcctttctttttactgTCTTCCATTTTTCGTTGGCTTTCCAAAAGTTGAGTTTGTTAGTATGTTGAAAAGGAGTCACATGAGAGGGCGTGCAAGTCTAAGAACTAAGTACGCCCACATGCTACAATGATTTTATACATTTCTGAATAGATCGACACCCAGAGCAGACGCCTTATCTTTTGCGATTGTTCACGCTGCGGCCGCAGCGTGAAAAGCGTGTCACATTTCTCGAAATGGCGGTGAGTCATGATGGGGACACAGATATTCTGAAATAGATTCAGAGCGGTGAGGCCACATCACCATACTTCTTTTGTGACGAGTGGATCCTGTACAAATTCAgtaaaaaggaaattagATACGGCATTTTATGAAGATTGGGCGCGACAACGATCCGAGCAATATAGCGTACTGGATGGAATAGCATTCGTAGGCCAGCAAACTTCGGAgacaatttttgatttcaatgTCTAACAATGACATAATGTTGCGTTCATAGAATATgtagaagttctcctcgAGGAAACAGGGATCCACAGAAAGGAACCAACAATCCTCCATAATATTGTAAATCTTCTGATCTTTTGTTTATAGATAGTACTTCATTGGCCATATCATATTATCATCCTTGCGCTCCAGCACCCGTCAATTTACGGTGACAATTGTATCTTATATTTGTCTCATAATTTGCGTTATCTTTTCAAACGCCGTATATAatattgttggaacaataatcaactgtccatcaattactagtacagctgattaatacattcaatcacgtaactagaagattatgtaaaattgtcgattccctttcgtggattcctaaatccatgaggagaacttctagtatatttgttgataattagtagtattaattaagaataaaagcagaaatctttgttatacttatataagagaggtatataaaacacacgccgattggacatattaagtatgttcaacataaaaataaactagggaatttactataagttcaatgtaacgactcatatcatttatatataaattccaag
The DNA window shown above is from Saccharomyces kudriavzevii IFO 1802 strain IFO1802 genome assembly, chromosome: 15 and carries:
- the ADE2 gene encoding phosphoribosylaminoimidazole carboxylase ADE2 (similar to Saccharomyces cerevisiae ADE2 (YOR128C); ancestral locus Anc_5.455), yielding MDSRTVGILGGGQLGRMIVEAANRLNIKTVILDAENSPAKQITNSNEHVNGSFSNPLDIEKLAGKCDVLTIEIEHVDVPTLKNLQVKHPKLKIYPSPETIGLIQDKYIQKEHLIKNGIAVTKSVPVEQPSETSLLKVGNDFGFPFVLKSRTLAYDGRGNFVVKNKDTISEALEALKNRPLYAEKWAPFTKELAVMIVRSVDGLVFSYPIVETIHKDNICDLCYAPARVPDSVQLKAKLLAENAIKSFPGCGIFGVEMFYLETGELLINEIAPRPHNSGHYTIDACVTSQFEAHLRSILDLPMPKNFTSFSTITTNAIMLNVLGDKQTKDKELETCKRALATPGSSVYLYGKESKPNRKVGHINIISSSMDECEQRLNYITGRTDIPIKISVAQKLDLEAMTKPLVGIIMGSDSDLPVMSAACTVLEDFGVPFEVTIVSAHRTPHRMSAYAISAGQRGIKTIIAGAGGAAHLPGMVAAMTPLPVIGVPVKGSCLDGVDSLHSIVQMPRGVPVATVAINNSTNAALLAVRLLGAYDSKYTTRMENFLLKQEEEVLAKAQKLETIGYEAYLESK
- the ORT1 gene encoding Ort1p (similar to Saccharomyces cerevisiae ORT1 (YOR130C); ancestral locus Anc_5.461), which gives rise to MEDSKKKGLIESAVLDIVNGSIAGACGKLIEFPFDTVKVRLQTQASNVFPTTWSCIKYTYQHEGIARGFFQGIASPLVGASLENATLFVSYNQCSKLLEKYTNVSSLGEILISGGVAGSCASLVLTPVELVKCKLQVANLNSIATEVRHTKVLPTIKAIIAERGLAGLWQGQSGTFIRESFGGVAWFATYELVKKALKDRHPLENPRRDESKIWELLVSGGSAGLAFNASIFPADTVKSVMQTEHISLTNAVKKISNKFGIKGFYRGLGITLFRAVPANAAVFYIFETLSAL
- the RGA1 gene encoding GTPase-activating protein RGA1 (similar to Saccharomyces cerevisiae RGA2 (YDR379W) and RGA1 (YOR127W); ancestral locus Anc_5.453); translated protein: MASTVPNEQLPSCVRCKDFITTGHAYELGCDRWHTHCFSCYKCEKPLSCESDFLVLGTGALICFDCSDSCKSCGKKIDDLAIILSSSNEAYCSDCFKCCKCGENIADLRYAKTKRGLFCLNCHEKLLAKRKYYEEKKRRLKKNLPSLPTPVVDSEPIDITSVTEAVLERSSSRPASSVQICLGSESLKDTKTNSSDIIPHFITGYDDSDDNSGSSKFGSNVSIDIIGPEEGTTEHTKDDEDEELKVHSTNTPLDVPLDSIPGSRVFLDNKEPPSRSKSLLNKTPLRNSSGQYVAKSPSSYRQGIIVNNSFEENSQLDAPNDGSRSASEMLNSVLHSPVSVNMKSSKGQDFGLSNTGSMSHISPSLSMSGLNYIIEETDHLRAPAVEVVKSSKIVSDSAAAQQGQQESSFSSSNIGKSKKISRSLSRRSKDLMTNLKSKATIKQDSSAKLSPASKLASRGSQDLVKDFDSHPGLGTPSSNSNSLDIPIKGQKSLNFKQFTDNCVSSISNEKQRGIDELADFVIKSPSPIGHQLQSPSTPSNVSMYRTPPLDNSLKFDRMNGSSYSQQNHSLPSWQNTPKTQLESSNHVEERKETTYENGKFKNKSSLDKEISTAELHLKKLKINLKELKSQREELEKEIDEMNFTKETLRQHIETYSIEKNKLYLGSKDFSGNSLTMRDANLDESPPVKHVATTTSVARSSVKPKFWKFFSSTKPQTEQSIQGSSAGNINSIVKSAPVLHSVPLTTSNSGRVEISPPVLQNPNEFSDVKLVPIESDGNMGQSKDTDDYSDGINLYGSSLVARCNYEGNEIPLILSVCIDFIESDEENMRSEGIYRKSGSQLVIEEIERQISTWQGQQNSEIPDILTHQDLNAVTGVLKRYLRKLPNPVFTFQVYEPLMNLVKSKKMMEALPFVGGKLSFEARSSDIYVSSKSALGNILECLPKEHYRVLRVLSEHIEKVTKYSSWNRMTLYNLALVFAPGLIRDFSGEKDIIDMKERNYIVAFIFGNYKDVLTWPSATR
- the AFI1 gene encoding Afi1p (similar to Saccharomyces cerevisiae AFI1 (YOR129C); ancestral locus Anc_5.457), producing MLRREVSKSRSSPGMENESSPFEMPNVSYIISAEFHNKLGPIVKHQYPKNIPGFKQSLHGEHNDNTSVSMNLANLMIPSSIERNPGKQDITVFTLYCNKFTQNYQLFPVPKDPRFNFNLHHRDQPDSNVGDSIHFDAENNHNVQNNRYTIVLDDDDELESQEVQDNQKVSDDEPLFFINVANTILDATNDRGAVIKSIAIGTPLKTFFAFKNILVLVLDLYMKAPSQDVATDILINCFNMLNSIDLSLINNIHSKTSIQDVLHSIHDESVFTKIFFDSDSTLKKLFRIHGFETKDKYGNTVTFHDQFIQYHFTKFKSKTLPSYFSKIPLQFDMIKRAPIYIENDYNELVLKFLNRFIPYLPKAGSKAKVWKLAINSTKLSKEDLCAFILSLANITANYAGDLPSYFKGNTTLIFPYMDISLVDSLRAYLTSSDNSIGCSAIIGTANPVFQYQLDIWDYYYNMDEDILYKNNGTEKLDTRVEIKNGSNALKKIFNRPHFSSYVVAENQFRLGRKLFSLLVDEYHDSDTMMGVLRRLNVLQLENLIGILKRREISSDIALKDEYIMFYKDFFIFPEFFDYFTLHSIELLSNLDNCLFSLGNAGLLFSTEQTYSRLSQILDIVKELFRMISISKTNVEKFLNACLNYSPSIILPSAESETNNFSKWSFEKEVHRGFNNYNSYMGIERDTHGVLLSSIDLFTQVYSFDILALFLTFTARDCRQRLPSTKSLTRKRTYLSRIAQSYSFRQFLQMSAHHTVRISGSNGQGFRNSGQSEFTNASSIITPKLKASPLLERRAFKISQAIVNLLYKLECHPIGRVLLGKYLHDQFREAYEELKIHVFDRKKDSGGTNPSNASSIIPSPCLATASVSLSLKRTEMSNNLKKISEQPESVDDTMGSPRKND